ATCTGCAGGACCTGCAGGAAAACACACGTCCCTGAGGGACACGTGTCCACCCTCTGGAGCTGGGCAGCTTCAGCCCTGGGCtacaaggccacacagccagtggTCAGACCAAAGGCCCTCGAGTGGGGCACCCTGGACGGAGACGATGTGGGTCCCCGAAATGAGCCTGAGGGACCCAGGGTGATGGAGGGCAGGACACgagagggaggggctggcttccctcccccatcccgtcCAGCCTACTCCTGGGTCCTGCCAGCCACGGGCTGAGACTGCGAGCCTCCCGGCCTGTCCGCTCTGCAGCCCCTGCCCGGCCCCAGGCAGGTCCTTGGAGCATGCCTGCTGATGGTGCAGCGCCATGTGCAGGGCTCGCCTCTGAAGGGAGACAGCCAAGAAGACGCTCCCGTGAAGACCGACGGCCGCCCCCACTCAGCGCCCTGCTCAGCGGTCCTGCCCCCAGTGCCGCCGCTGGCCCTGCTGAGCCTCCTTCCAAGGGAGGCCACGGCGCAAGCCTCCCTTGCTGGGAACACAGAGCCCGCCTCCCTCAAGCAGGTGAAAAAGAATATTTCGAAAAGCTCATCTGCCCCCTAGATGCTGTGTCCAAGGACAGATGGCTCCAGCTGGCCGAGGCAGGGCGTCGGCCTCTCAGCAGACAGACCCCTCCGAGGACCCTGGACAGGGTGCACCAGCAGGCCCAGCGTGCCCCCGCCCCATGCGGCCTGGCCACACCTCTCCCCAGTGACAAGCTGTGGAGGCCAGGGGCGTCCCGAGGCAGCATGCCGATTGAGCGTGTCCAGTTCTAATTTCAGTCCACGCGGGAGGCTCCGGCCTGGCACATCCAGGCCCCTCCACGGCCCTCCCCCCACCTGCTTTGTCTTACATCAGTGACAGTCACGGGAAGGGCACTTAACTGTGTCACTATCTTAAGTGGCAGGTGAACTGTTTTCCCCTCTGGGttgcataaaataaaacacagttgGCAGCTGAACAACGCGGCGAGGAGTGGCAGTGGGATGTTAGAGGTGCCAAACAGCACCCCCCTGCACAGCCAATAACCCGCCTACAGCTTTACGTTCAGTCCCGCACCCTGGGTCTGCAGCACACACAGCGCAGCGCCCTGGTGCATATCTACTGAAAAACACACACGCCATTCAAACCCATGTTATTCAAGGGCCCACGGAGGCCTGGGCCCCCTGTGTTAGCCCAGGGGCCAGAGCCACGGCCATGGGCGCGAGAGAGCAGCTTCGTCCCTACCAtggcttcctctctgctctccaaCACACGCAAACCACGCGATGACACCACTTTCCTGCTCCCTTAAGAAAACTGAGTGGAGATCCGTGCAGCCCTCGGGAACCGTGCTGTCATCACAATTCCTGACAACCCCTCGGACCCTGAGGCCTGACATGTTCAGCCTGCacagccaccccaccccccgctgtCTTGGGCCCAAAGATGCAGCCTGTGCTCCCCGGGTGCTGGGGGAGCACGCAGTGGTCGCTGTGCGGCAGTGAAGGGACCTGAGCACCTCCTGAACCCAGGAATGCTGGAGACCCTTggtgagagagaggggaagaggctGCACCCCCAGAGCCAGGCTGCGTCCCAGAACCAGGCTGCGTCCCAGAACCAGGTGTGCACCTTAGGGATGTGCCTCTGCTCCCTGACCTGGCCCCATGGCCCCTGGGCTGCTGTCCAGCACATCCGGTGGCATCGCCTGTGAGTCTGCAGCCCCTGGCTCGTGGGCCCCAGGCTTTGATAACTGGTGAAGCTGGGTGGTCGGTCCATGGGGATGGGGGCTTCTAGGTATCTTCGGAACGTCCTGTATTTAAATAATCCACCTAAACGTGGGTCCCGGTCAGGGGCCCCGCCTGCCCCCCACCGCCTCGCCGCACACCAGTCCGGGCTGCTCGGGGGGTGCCCAGGCCTGTACCTTGACTGCCTCCTGCAGCACACCCAGCACCTGCTGCTCCTCCTCCAGCAGCTGCTGCAGCCCAGGGTCCAGGAGCTGCCAGGGCTCGCCAGCTGGGCCCCGACTGAAAGGCAAACCCGGGGCCTTCGGCCCGCGGGCCAGCGGAGGTGGGGCCGGGGGCACAGAGGGCTCGAGATGGGGCCCACCCTCTGTGTGCCCAGCAGCCCGTCTCCTCTGGAGCCCTCTGACTCCCAAGGGTCTCCGCCCCAGAGGGCTCTGAGGGGCTCGGCAGGCCTGCGAGATGAGCCGACCGCCAGCTCAGGGCCTCCGGCTGGGAGAGGGGCACACAGGGGCGTGGTGGGGTGGTGGGCTCAGCCCACACAGCGCCACAGGGGCACAGTCAGGCCTAACGTGGTGCCCAGGCGCAGCCCTTGGTGCCTCTGAACGGCTTCCCCGTTTGGAGAGGTGACCATTGAACGACGGCCACCCCACACGGCCTGTGGACAGGGCCCGGGAGTGCCCACTTGTTGGGGGGGGCGGTTGGCCATTACCAGCGTGTGCAGAGGCAGTGAGCCCCACCCATGGTCTGTCAGTGTCGCCACTGGAGGCTCCTGGGTCCAAGGGTTTGAACCCTGGCAGAGGGCTCAAACATTGTGCAGGGAGACCGGCAGGAGGGGCTGACTCTGCTCCTGTCGCCGACAGGAGGCCTGCCTGGGTCTCCCAGTCACAgacagggagcagggaggggctcACTGGGGGACGCTGGGCCTGAGCGCTTCTGAAAAGGGAAGCAGACAGGTCAGGCTGGAAGGGGCCGTGGGGACCCAGACTTCACTGCAGCCTGGGTCCCGGGGCCGTGGGGACCCGCGGCTTCATCCCCACCCATTTCCTGGTTTTACTCTCAGCCAGTTCCAAGGCTGTACGACGGTACCCACACGGCCAGCCCTGCCGGGCGGGTCCTCACCCGCCTCCACCTTACCCCTCACTGCACACAAGACTGGCTCGATGGCCCCAGGCATGGTGGCCACCACCTTGCGGATCTCCTCCTCCGAGACACAGAAACCCAGCTTGTGGAGGACTTTCCCACAGAGGAAGCAGGGTACAGCCCTCAGAGCAGACCGCCCTGCAGAGCCGGGCGGCAGGGCTGGCTCGCCTCCGTGCAGAGGGCCCGGGACCCACAGAGACCCGTGGCCGTCTCGTTCCCGGCCACCCCATCAGGGGTCACAGGACACATGGTGCCCTGTGCCTTCAGGCCAGGTGAGTCCCAGCCTGGGCCACCACCTCCCCGATAAGTGTCCCAGGGACTCTGCGGAGGACGCATCCTCTTGCCTGAGTCTCCTCTGTTCTGGGCGGAAGTCCTCCTAGCTCACCTCCAAAGTGCTCAGAGCCTGGCCTCTCCCCACGTCCGCCTGCAGCTGCCGTCCTCTCGCctctgggggcgggggcagcccacccctcctccccctcccgcaAAGTCCCCTCTCTCCTCAGAATAAGTCCCCCCCCCAACAGGCAGTGTGCTCCGAGGACCCTTGGTGACATCCCCTCCCCACTGCAGCCCCACTCTGTTCACTGTCACTGCCTCATGGGTTCTGCCTTGTTGTCCCTCATGTGACTTGTCACAGCTGACACTGGTCCCATCTCTTCATTTATCTGTCTTCCCCACAGACGTACAGCCCCACGAAGGCAGGGGCCCACGTACTGCTGTGTCTGCTGGGCCTGAGCAGAGCCTGTCACCCAGAACTGTTGGCGGGTGGGCGGCTGAGCGAGAGCTGTGGTCACGCAGTCAGAGGGCAAGGCTGGTGCCCCGTAAGCGGGTGTCGAGCTGACCAGTGCTGTCCTCTTGGCGGGGGGCCCCCAGGAGCCCCCGGTTGGACTGGACAGTGTCAGGGAGACCCACAGCAGGGACACAGCCTGAAAAGTTgtcccaggggctgggaggggctgtggggaggCTGCCGTCCAGGACGGCCTTGGAGAGTGAGGAGTGGGGCCCCAGCAGAAAAGGCGGGGGCGGAAATCCTGCCGCGAAGCCCCGCCTGTTGAGAATGCTCCAGCTGCCGAGCTTCTGGTCCGCGTTGCAGGCGGGGATATAGTTGTGCAGGTCCACAAGCCGGGGGTGGAAGAGCTTCACAATCTCGGCCAGCATCACTGGGGTGGAGCGGGCAGGGGCGCAAGGTGAGCTAAGAGCCCTTGGATTCCTTAAATCATCAGTCATCCAGGGCCTCCGAGGTGGATGAGGACGGAGAGAAGTTCCGGGGAGCACCCGCAGGGTGTGGGCgccccaggggagggggctgtgagAGCCCGTGGTGTCAGAGGAGCTGCTAGGAGGACCCCAGTCTGCTGCATCCTCCCCCGGGGAACGCGGGGTCCGGGGACAGGAGGAATTCCCGTGGCCAGGTTGAACACAGAACTGGCCGCTCGCTTTGCCGCATTCCTCCTCCTTCTGGGGCCATCGAGGCAGCGCCCCTCCCACGTCCTGCCCACTCCTTCCAGAGGTCCCTCACGCCCTGCCTCTGGGGTCGTCTGCATTTTGCAGCGAGTCCGGAGAGCGGGGACCCTTCCGGGGCCGCGGCCCTTGCCTGGCCGTCCCGACTAGCGGCACATCTCCTTCGGGGCTCCTGCTGGCCGGGAGGGATGACCGCTGCGCTCTTCCCCTGAGCAGAGAGCGCCAGGAACCGCCTGACGGGCGGCGGCCCTGCGGCCTGGACAACCGGCGGTcaccccggcccccggccccgtcGTGGCCGCCGCCCCGCCCTCACCGCCGTCGCTGAAGTCCCGGGCCAGGTGGCGCTTTGCGGCGGCTGAGCGGCAGTGCGTCCAGCCAGGCGTCTCTGAGGCCACGGAGGGCGCCGGGCAGCAGCGGCGGCCGGGGTGGCTCGGCCTGGCGGCGCCCAGCGTGCCGGTGCCCACCGTGGAGCCGGGAGACGGCGGCGGAAGGGCGGGGCCGTTGCCGGGAGACCGGAGCGGGGTCGGAAGGGGAGGGGCGCCGGCCACCTTGGGTGCTGGCGGCCCGCTCCGCGCGGGCGGACCGAGCTGCTTAGTTTAAGCAGAGGAGGGCTTACGATAAAGTCTCagaagaaaagaaggggaaagttttattttaacaagCATTGGACTCTTAAATCTTATAAATTCCACATTGTTTCGCATGCAACATTTTCCACCCATCTCCCGTCATTTAGAATTTGATCAATAATTTAATCGTAGAACACAAAAACTTCATTAAAGTTTTCAGCCCTACTGAATGTGCATCTGAGGTTTCCAGAGACCCAGACAAGACACCAGGGGCAGTATGGAGACACACGTGGGTGAGAAGGCACTGGCCTGGCCCCCGTTCCTGAGGTCAGGACAGCAGCCGAGGGCCCGACCACGGAGTCCTGGGCGGAGAGGGCCTGGGCTGTGACCGTGGGGTGCTGAAGAGTGACCTTAGCCATGAGGAGTTGGCTCTTCCGCTAGGACTTTTCACAGTGGACCCAGCCCTCAGGGAGGGGGACGGAGGGCCTGGGGCCAGGCAGCTGGTCTGTCGGTGCTGGTGGCGAGGTCACATGATCACAGGTAACGTCCAGACAGGTGCACAGATGCCCCCCAGGGTGCTTTGAGCTCGGGCCCCATCACCTCCTCTGGACGGGGGGTTTCAGAGCAACCTTTGGGGCAACAACTCccttggaaaaggaagaaagaactgaCATTAAAAACCATCTGCTACGAAGAGCACAACTGAATCTAATTTccatttacttttcttaaaatttggaTCCTCAGTTCATCCAACGATATGACTGTGCTCAGAGCTCAGAGCCGAGTGGAGACAGCCCGGGTATTAACAGCTGATGCTTTATCAAGAATAGACTTCTGTACTTAACACTAGTGgagaaaaagacacagcaacagCTGGAAGAAGCGGCAAGCACTGAAAAGTCCTCTGACAGAGTAGAGGGCGGATGTTACACCCTCTCAGGGCTGTGCCCCAGGCAGCCAGCTGGGCACTGCCCTGTGTGTGAGGGCCTCACCTTAGTGGGTCCAGGCTGGGCCCCTCCGGCCCTGGGCTTGATGGGTGGCATCGGTGGAGTGCAGGTTGGCTTGACGACCTGGAAGGAGGCAGACACAGCTGATAGCCAGCTGGGCCAGGGCGCCAGCTTCCCAGCTCCTTCTAGAAAGTTCCCTGGGTGCTCTGCTCTGCTCCAGACCGGCCTGCATGTTTCTCTTCCCTGAGCTCTCTACAGAAAAgtgcccccaaccccctccccacccacagcTGCCACTGCCCCGAATGAAACCCAGATGTGGCAGGCCCCCATTCCTGGGCCCATCGGCTTATCTCACtgccctgccctcttccctcaactccccctccccctcccccaacatgaCCCAGGAAAAGCTCTTAAATTGCCAGAGTGGGGGTCTTCGGAAGCTCTAAAGCAAAGGGTCCACTACTAGAATTTGCATTTGTTTGCATCTCAGCtttcccgggccagggctgcAGTGGAGCCGGAAGGCCTCCAGCAGAGGCCCTGCTCAGCCCAGGCAGCTCATTCCAGCGCCAGAGGGACAGGGTGGGCCCAGCACACCGAGAAGGTCCCTGCTGAGCAGAGGGGCAGGAGTCGCCTGCACTTTTCTCCCGCAGCACAATTCCCTGGCTGCCACCAGTTCCGTGGCCAGAAAtctctctgcccacccccttccctgtCTGGCCTGTCAAAACCCCTCCTAAGACTTTTTTACGGACTATTTTTGTAACTTCGTTGTAACtctaaaattaattcaaaataaaaagcaaaaagtagAGGATCTCCGTTAAGCAAACGCCACAGTAATGGCTGTGGTAGGTGAGATCCACCCACAGAGGCACCGCGGGTCAGTTTAGGAAGTAACCAGCCGGGCGTTGCTCCAAGCACCCCCACGACATTAACCGCTAAGGGAAGACGGGCCCTACTGAGATTTAGAGCCCTGCGGACACCATGCAGCCCAGTGATGACTCCACACCGGCGGCGGACAGGCTGCCTCGGGCCCCCCAGGCTCCTGGTGGGCGGAGAGAGGAGCCTGGGTCTCCCTGCCTCACAATTCGCCAGAGCAGGTGACCTCCCCGCCTGCCGGGCGGTGCGTGTGCCTGTCCAGAGGTGCGCAGGACCCTCGGCAGTACCCACGGGGCTCCCAGCAAAGAACGGGACCCGCCAGGGCCAGACCTCAGGACAGGCGGGAGGGCCTCCCGAGTGAGCCCAAAGGCAGGGGGCTTGCTGGGGCGGCAGTGACTCACATTTGGGAGAGACCCTTCCCAAACCCCTGAAGCCTCCGACCAAAGGGAGCACAACGATGGAGCCCACAGCCCCACACacccctgtgcccctcccccgGGGGTCCTCTCACCTGCTTGGCCTTCAGCCCCGGGAGGGGCTTGGTGGGAGGAGCAGGTCTGAGCtgctgggaggggaggagaggtcaGGACCCCAGTTCCCCTGGGTTCAGTTCATGTCGGCCCCTGAGGGTGCAGTGGCCACCACCCGAGGGTCCCTGGCCCACCAAAGCCAGCCCCAGACCCTCCGCCTCCCAGGATCTGCTCTATGCCACCTCGACGGCCCCTCTGCCAGCCCCCCACTCACCTGGCCTGGGACCTGCTGGGTATACACAGGAACTGGGGACGGTGGGCTGGACATAGCGGCTGGAGGCTGCAGGAAGCCGGCCGTGAGCCTGGATCTCAGGGCAGCCACCTCCGGGGAGCCCTGGCTTCGGAGCTGCCCCCACCCAGATGAGGACCCAAGGTTCCGGCCCCTCCCAGAGTGGGAAGAACACAGGCCTGTGTGTGCACAGGGGGCGCCATCCTGCCCCACCACTGGGCAGGGCCCTGAGTTATGCTCCCTTCCCACAGCCCTGGGGACGCACAGAGGTGCTGCATGGCAGCAAGGGCGTCTGGGCCTCAAAACCGCCCCGAGGTGGACTTTGCAGAGGCCTCGAGCCTCAGATTCAATTCTGTCACCAGCTCCTGCGGGTCCTCAGACCACTCGTCCTAAAGCCTCGTTCTGCCTCTAAATGGCGGGCGTGGTGGCCACTCTAAGCCCCTGGGTACTGCATCCTGGCCTGAGCTTTGGGGGTGGCCTGGGGAACCCGTTGGGGATGCCTAGTGCTTACAGCAGGAGGTGGCCACTTAGGGGTCACCGCGGAAGCCGTGGGTTTGGGTggctggctggggtgggaggaaaggCCCGGCTCTGGGGGCCCCCTGGTGGGAGCCGGGGCCCTGCCCTTCACCGGTGTCCTGTGCCCCTCGTGGAACAGGGGGTTGGAGAGCCCCATGGCCGTCTTGGGCGCCACATTCCTGGGGAGAAATAAGATGGGTCAGTGCTTCCTGGCCTCAGGATTCAGCCCAGGGACTTGGGGCTCCTGGGCGTGGGAACCCTGGCCTGGCCAGAGGCCCACTCAGCTGCAGCTGCCCGTCGGGGTGCGCCAGTGACAGCTGCGcgcagagggagaggcagccTCACGTGTCCCCATTGACTCTGGGGTCCAGGTGGGCCCGCAGGAGGTACTTGGAGGCCACTGGGCAAGTGTGTCCTGCTGCGGCCAGCGTGGGGGTCGAGGTCCCCCCAGAGTGGGCACCGGGGACACCCAGAGCCCAGGGCAGACTCAGAGCGCACTGTCCACCGAGGGCGGTGGGGTGCAAGGGGGAGACGGGGTCCTCTCTGAGTTTCCATATCACCAACCTGTCACCATGACCCACACCTGCTCCCGTGTCAGCGAAGGCAGGGGGCCCAGAGCGCGTTCTCCCCCTCCAGCAGCGCGAGCAGGCGACTCGCTCTGTGCACACACGCTGACGCCCTGCAAGCCCAGAGCTCGCTCACCTCCTTCGGACGGGGCGCCGGGCTTTGCGGTAGATGACCACGCCTGCCAGGGTCAGCGCCACAGGCACCAGGAGCGCCACAGGCACCAGCACGCCCACCAGGCGTCTCCGGGACGCTGTGGGGACACAGGAGGCCAGGTGCCACCAGGGCCAGATGTGCCTCGAGgcagcaggggctgggagggcccGCGGGCAGCTTAGCGCATGTCCAGGCCAGCCTGGGGCCAAGGAGGGGCCTGAGGAAGGCGCCCCCTCCTTGGCCACGCCAACAGCCCTGAGCCCTGGGCCCCCTGCGAAGGCCAGGGCCACCTGAGGATCCTTGGCCCTGAGAACCGGTACATGACGCCAGCACTCTGGGCTCTCAGGGGACCAGCTGGAGGGCTTGGTGGTGGGCAGCCCCAGGCCCTCAGTGATGTGGGTGCGGCCAGGCCAGGCCCTGTAGGCCTGACCGCTGGGGAGGAAGACACTTGTGGGGGTGGGAGGCCCCGAGGTTCCCGAGCCCAGGACGGGGCTGAGCACCCAGCAAGGAGCTGGTGCTGTCCCTCGTTGCCCCTGCAGCCCTCCCTCTGGGACGGGCCCCCCTTCTCCTGTAGGGCCGAGGTGGGGACTCGGGATCCTGGGGTCCAGGTGCCGGGGGCTGCAAGGCCACAGCTTCAACATGCCCCTCACGGTTTAGGGGCACACGGCCTCCTTCTCGGCCCCTCCCAGGTGGCCTGAGAAAAGGCAGGACCCGCAGCCAGATCCCCTGGGCTTGCGAAGGTGTGTGAAGGCGCAGGGCGGGGCGGGCCCTGCCTACCTGTGCGCACGGTGGACAGCAGCTCTGCGCAGTAGGGCGGGGCCCAGCCCGGGTGGCAGTGGCACTGGTCCTTGTGGTTGCACACCTGGGGGACGACCAAGGCATCAGGGTCTCCAGACCCCCACCTGCCGCACCGCCCAGTGCCCACTGAGGCGCCGTCTGCTCTGCTGGGGCCCCTACTGACAGAGGACAAGCTAGGGGTCCAGGACTGCCACCACCCAGGTTTCGTCAGATGTGCTGACGGCAGCAGCCCCTCCCCGGGTGAGGGAGGATGGCTCTGACGGGACGCTGTGGACTTTCTGAGCAAAGCAGGCATCGCCGCAGGACGGGCAGGACAACTTTGGGGCAGGCTGTCCTCCTGAGACGGGGACACGGGAGGGCACTGCCCCAGGccccccggtttcaagccctcagAGCTCTGACCTCCCCAGCGTCACAGCACAGGTTACTAAGAGCTCAGAATAGGACACTTCACATCAGACCGGCCTGGCCCACGTGTCCACCAGCACTGTGACTAACCTGGGCTTCCATGTCTACACGGGACGCCCAGATCCCTGTCAGTTCCAGCCTCAGGAGGCCTCAGCAGGCTCCTGGCACAGCCCCAGGGCACCAGCCTCTGCCCTCTGTTTGTCTGGGCTATCCTCAGCACAGCCTGAGCGTCTTTCAAGCCCAAAGGGCTGGTGGCAGGCCATCCCCTGGACCCACGTACCCCACGGTTGCTGCACCGGGCAGAGCAGTTTCTGGATCTGTAGACATGGAGGTCCCGGCAGAAGCCTTTCCAGCAAACCTGGAGGGCAGTGGGGGTCTCCGTAGGCAGCCAGTCTAGACCCCTGCTTGAAGCACCCCAGCTCTCCACCATCAACCAGAGCGGACCCAAAACCTGTGTCTGGGCTTCGGAGGGGCAGGCCACAGCCTTCACACCCCCGGTGGCCTCGCCCGCAGCCCATCTACTGGCCGGCCTTGGCCACGGGGAGAGGCACTGCCCGGCCAGCCTTCTGCTGCCACCAGGGCCACAGAGGACTGGCCCCGCCCATCCCCAGAGGGCTTGCAGGACAAATAGTCTTCAAACCCATTAACTGAGAAGGGTCTTCTCCCGCACCCCCCATGCGCCTTCCGAGTTTCTCCCCAGAACAGAGCTCTCCTCCAGTCGCCACCGCCCTGCTCTGGGCCCCAGCAGCTCGCCCTGGGGTCCAGCAGCCCAACCGAGGCGCGTCCGGCCCACCTGCTCCTCGCCACACTTGGTGCCTTCCGGCACTGGCTCGTACGCGCTGCTGCTGTCCTGGACGAGAGCCTGGCAAGCACCCGAGGAGGAGGTGAGGGTGCAGGAACTCCGCTCCGGGGGCTTCTGCCCCCCCTCACAGAACAGAGTGCCACACCTGTTGACCCTGAGGACAGAGGGACGTGCATGGAGCCAGCTCCGCGGGGACCCCTGCGCGGTGCTCACAACCGTGCTCAGTGCACCAGGAGCTGTGGGTGAGGCCCTGGGTCCACCCGCAGGGGTCCACGGCCCAGCCAGTGACCCACTCTCCCAAAGGGCAGCATGCTCTGGCCTGGGGGTCCTGCAGGGCCAGGTAGGCCCCCGGAGAGGCTCCTGACTCAGCTCCCAGACTCCTTTGTGCAGAGGACTCTCTTGGTGGAAACATTCCGTGCCCTGGACCCAGGGGAGTCGGGCCACGGGTGGGCGCTCACCTGCCAAAGTCCCGGGGGATCCCGCCCTTGCAGCCTGTGGAGATGCTGTAGCTGTAGCACGTCTCCGTGGCAACCCGAGCGCCTGCGGGGCAGGAGCAGGTCAGCCCTCCGACTCGGGACCAGCAGCCACCCTGGCAGTCCTGAGGGGCCCATGACCAGGGCCCATGCCCGCCTCACCTGGCCCCCACAAGTCCCGGCACCTCTGGGCCACCGTGGGGCAGGCCCCGTTGTAGCAGTAGCCCCCCGGGCAGGGTGTGCCGTTCTCCCAGAAGGCGTCCTCGGGACACATGGGCTGCCGGCCGTCGCAGTACTCCCCGAGGTCACACTGGTCCTTTGCAGGGCGGCACGGCTCTCCGGCCGGCTTCACCTGGTTCAGCAGAGCCGAGCTCACCCAGGGAACAGGAGGCGCCCGAACACCCACGCCTGCTGCTGTGCCCCAGAACCccaggctcaccctgcactcGTGGCAGCAGCTGCCGTGGGCACACTCAGCCCCCTTGGCCAGCAGGCAGGTGCTGGCATTGCAGCAGCGGTTCTGACAGTCCTGGGGGCGGGGGCAACAGCGAAGGTCTGAGTGGGTTGCACACTGGGCTGGCCCCAGGCCCTTCCCTCGGGTGGTCTGGTCACTCCCCGCCATGAGCCCTGCCAGTCGTTTTGGTACCAGAGGACAGGAGGTGTCGCTGTGCGTGCGCAGGGCGCCCGGGGGTCAGGAACGGTCGCCCCAGCCTGTGGATGGGGACCGGCCCCCCATGTGGGCAGCGGGCAGAAAGCAGAGGGTGGTGGCGGGGCCCGGCCCTGTACCTGGGGGGCGCCGCAGTCGCACTGCTCCCCACGCTCCAGGAACCGGTTCCCACACACGGGGCCGCCCACCAGCCGGTCAGGGTCCGGGGCGTCTACCAGGCAGGCCGTCCGGGGCTTCTCCACGAACGTCTCCAGGTCAGCTCGGCTGCAGTGGCTGAACTTTCTGGGGAAGTTGGAGCTGCGGGGAGGGGAGTCCCTGTCATCagaagggtgggtgggggggtggccaGCCGCCCGTGCCCTGGGACACCCCTGCTGGGCGGGAGGCCCTCGGGCGGGCTGGCTGGGGCCAAGCCTCACCCGATGCTGGCCGCCATCACGCAGCCGCCGCCGTTCTGTGGCACCGGGCAGTAGCAGTCCTGGATGTTCTCGTCGTGGTCCATGCCCAGGTTGTGGCCCATCTCGTGGGCCATGGTGCTCGCCACGCCGACGGGGTTCGGGCTGTGGTCCTACAGGACGGGCCATGCTGGCTGGGGTCACTCTGGTGGCCAgtcccccgcccgcccccagcAGGCTGAGGGGCTCGGCAGTGCCTCCTGCCAGCATCACTTCTTCAAACCTAAAGCGTCAGTGCATCCTTCGGAAGAGGCAGCTGCTCAGGTGTCCGGGGCAGCGTAGGGACCAGCAGGTGGACCTGAGTCCTGAGGCCCCCCTCGCAGGCCCCAGCTCAAGCTCTGatccccactcccttcccccccacccccagtggccAGCTCCAGCCTCCGTCCAGCAAACCCAGCTGGATCCCCCGCACCTGGTTCACAGCCCCCGAGCCCTGGGAGCACATGGCGGACACCCTGGCCAGTCCCACGGTGGTCCCTGCGAAGTCGACCCCGCTGGGAAAGAGAGCAGTGTCTGCACGTGGACACTCGGAACCTGCCTCCCCTGGGGGCTCCCTCGCCCTGGCGACAGGTGGCCCTCCGCCCACTCACGTGATGAGCTGCGCGTTGTCGTGCAGGTGCCGCCCCGCCAGGTCTCGCACCCGCCAGGACAGGAAGTTGTTCAG
This window of the Orcinus orca chromosome 14, mOrcOrc1.1, whole genome shotgun sequence genome carries:
- the ADAM8 gene encoding disintegrin and metalloproteinase domain-containing protein 8 isoform X5 — encoded protein: MSCLPRGTFRVRLGCHRPAQLQEAWIPSPPEPWVRIRTPPAPPTMHGLGLLLLAALWLQEVAPRATLPHVEQYEVVRPRRLPAPRTRRALPFHLGLYPESVSYVLGARGHTFTLHLRKNRDLVGSGYVETYTAADGSQVTERLLRQDHCFYQGNVEGHQGSAASLSTCAGLRGFFQAGSTIHLIEPLDGGGEEGQHALYQAQHLQQKAGTCGVNDSSLETILGPRVSAALRPRNWPVPRETRYVELFVVTDSTEFQRLGSREAVRQRMLEVVNHVDKLYQELNFRVVLVGLEMWNGGDKIHVSTEADTTLNNFLSWRVRDLAGRHLHDNAQLITGVDFAGTTVGLARVSAMCSQGSGAVNQDHSPNPVGVASTMAHEMGHNLGMDHDENIQDCYCPVPQNGGGCVMAASIGSNFPRKFSHCSRADLETFVEKPRTACLVDAPDPDRLVGGPVCGNRFLERGEQCDCGAPQDCQNRCCNASTCLLAKGAECAHGSCCHECRVKPAGEPCRPAKDQCDLGEYCDGRQPMCPEDAFWENGTPCPGGYCYNGACPTVAQRCRDLWGPGARVATETCYSYSISTGCKGGIPRDFGRVNRCGTLFCEGGQKPPERSSCTLTSSSGACQALVQDSSSAYEPVPEGTKCGEEQVCWKGFCRDLHVYRSRNCSARCSNRGVCNHKDQCHCHPGWAPPYCAELLSTVRTASRRRLVGVLVPVALLVPVALTLAGVVIYRKARRPVRRRNVAPKTAMGLSNPLFHEGHRTPVKGRAPAPTRGPPEPGLSSHPSQPPKPTASAVTPKWPPPAPPAAMSSPPSPVPVYTQQVPGQQLRPAPPTKPLPGLKAKQVVKPTCTPPMPPIKPRAGGAQPGPTKGVVAPKVALKPPVQRR
- the ADAM8 gene encoding disintegrin and metalloproteinase domain-containing protein 8 isoform X6, which gives rise to MHGLGLLLLAALWLQEVAPRATLPHVEQYEVVRPRRLPAPRTRRALPFHLGLYPESVSYVLGARGHTFTLHLRKNRDLVGSGYVETYTAADGSQVTERLLRQDHCFYQGNVEGHQGSAASLSTCAGLRGFFQAGSTIHLIEPLDGGGEEGQHALYQAQHLQQKAGTCGVNDSSLETILGPRVSAALRPRNWPVPRETRYVELFVVTDSTEFQRLGSREAVRQRMLEVVNHVDKLYQELNFRVVLVGLEMWNGGDKIHVSTEADTTLNNFLSWRVRDLAGRHLHDNAQLITGVDFAGTTVGLARVSAMCSQGSGAVNQDHSPNPVGVASTMAHEMGHNLGMDHDENIQDCYCPVPQNGGGCVMAASIGSNFPRKFSHCSRADLETFVEKPRTACLVDAPDPDRLVGGPVCGNRFLERGEQCDCGAPQDCQNRCCNASTCLLAKGAECAHGSCCHECRVKPAGEPCRPAKDQCDLGEYCDGRQPMCPEDAFWENGTPCPGGYCYNGACPTVAQRCRDLWGPGARVATETCYSYSISTGCKGGIPRDFGRVNRCGTLFCEGGQKPPERSSCTLTSSSGACQALVQDSSSAYEPVPEGTKCGEEQVCWKGFCRDLHVYRSRNCSARCSNRGVCNHKDQCHCHPGWAPPYCAELLSTVRTGWPGHALSCPRALPAPAASRHIWPWWHLASCVPTASRRRLVGVLVPVALLVPVALTLAGVVIYRKARRPVRRRNVAPKTAMGLSNPLFHEGHRTPVKGRAPAPTRGPPEPGLSSHPSQPPKPTASAVTPKWPPPAPPAAMSSPPSPVPVYTQQVPGQQLRPAPPTKPLPGLKAKQVVKPTCTPPMPPIKPRAGGAQPGPTKGVVAPKVALKPPVQRR
- the ADAM8 gene encoding disintegrin and metalloproteinase domain-containing protein 8 isoform X3, with amino-acid sequence MSCLPRGTFRVRLGCHRPAQLQEAWIPSPPEPWVRIRTPPAPPTMHGLGLLLLAALWLQEVAPRATLPHVEQYEVVRPRRLPAPRTRRALPFHLGLYPESVSYVLGARGHTFTLHLRKNRDLVGSGYVETYTAADGSQVTERLLRQDHCFYQGNVEGHQGSAASLSTCAGLRGFFQAGSTIHLIEPLDGGGEEGQHALYQAQHLQQKAGTCGVNDSSLETILGPRVSAALRPRNWPVPRETRYVELFVVTDSTEFQRLGSREAVRQRMLEVVNHVDKLYQELNFRVVLVGLEMWNGGDKIHVSTEADTTLNNFLSWRVRDLAGRHLHDNAQLITGVDFAGTTVGLARVSAMCSQGSGAVNQDHSPNPVGVASTMAHEMGHNLGMDHDENIQDCYCPVPQNGGGCVMAASIGSNFPRKFSHCSRADLETFVEKPRTACLVDAPDPDRLVGGPVCGNRFLERGEQCDCGAPQDCQNRCCNASTCLLAKGAECAHGSCCHECRVKPAGEPCRPAKDQCDLGEYCDGRQPMCPEDAFWENGTPCPGGYCYNGACPTVAQRCRDLWGPGARVATETCYSYSISTGCKGGIPRDFGRVNRCGTLFCEGGQKPPERSSCTLTSSSGACQALVQDSSSAYEPVPEGTKCGEEQVCWKGFCRDLHVYRSRNCSARCSNRGVCNHKDQCHCHPGWAPPYCAELLSTVRTAPAASRHIWPWWHLASCVPTASRRRLVGVLVPVALLVPVALTLAGVVIYRKARRPVRRRNVAPKTAMGLSNPLFHEGHRTPVKGRAPAPTRGPPEPGLSSHPSQPPKPTASAVTPKWPPPAPPAAMSSPPSPVPVYTQQVPGQQLRPAPPTKPLPGLKAKQVVKPTCTPPMPPIKPRAGGAQPGPTKGVVAPKVALKPPVQRR